Proteins encoded by one window of Pelmatolapia mariae isolate MD_Pm_ZW linkage group LG14, Pm_UMD_F_2, whole genome shotgun sequence:
- the LOC134641534 gene encoding extracellular calcium-sensing receptor-like, translating to MNKVGDIILGGLFPVHFFSSVPHPSFISQPQQPTCHGFYVQGFRQAQTMAFAIDEINRNTDMLPNVTLGYTLYDNCVELGIGFRGALSLAGGQEEQIISNDTCTGNPPVLGIVGDSSSTPSIAISSVLGLYRVPIVSYFATCSCLSDHRKYPSFFRTIPSDAFQVRAIIKILKHFDWTWAGLLISDDDYGRHAARSLQFELSLSGEGCLDYTDVLPWDKDADELRRIVNVMKKSTARVVIAFVHESHMINLMEEVVKENVTGLQWIASEGWTATAGVLQTPQFMPYLGGTLGIAIRRGEITGLREFLLQIRPDLHHNNDNGNSMVNQFWEFTFQCRFAPAPAGWVEGGGALCTGQEDLENVNTEILDISNLRPEYNVYKAVYALAYSLDDMLRCKPGRGPFSEKSCATLQSMQPWQLLYYLERVNFTTAFGDQVSFDENGDVVPIYDVMNWLWLPDGSTKVQNVGEVKSSALKGEELILDEDKIFWNFISKKPPRSVCSESCPPGTHMIRKKGEPKCCFDCIPCSEGKVTNKTNSLECTSCPEDFWSNPQRDHCVPKKTEFLSYHEPLGICLTATSLLGTCICAGVLGIFIYHHRTPIIRANNSELSFQVLLSLKLCFLCSLLFIGRPRLWTCQLRHAAFGISFVLCVSCILVKTMVVLAVFKASKPGGGTSLKWFGVMQQRGTVLCLTSIQAAICTTWLVSSSPTPHKNTQYQNDKIVYECAVGSTLGFAVLLGYIGILAFLSFLIAFFARNLPDSFNEAKLITFSMLIFCAVWVAFVPVYISSPGNYADAVEVFAILASSFGLLITLFGPKCYIILLRPELNTKKAIMGRGTQS from the exons TCAAGTGTTCCTCATCCATCTTTTATCTCACAGCCACAACAGCCTACTTGCCATGG tTTCTATGTACAAGGATTTAGGCAGGCACAAACCATGGCTTTTGCTATTGATGAAATCAACAGAAACACCGACATGTTACCCAATGTGACTCTGGGATACACTCTTTATGACAATTGTGTTGAACTTGGAATTGGATTCCGTGGAGCATTATCATTAGCCGGTGGTCAAGAGGAGCAGATTATATCAAATGATACATGTACTGGAAATCCTCCAGTTCTTGGGATTGTTGGTGATTCTTCCTCTACACCTTCTATTGCCATCTCCAGTGTCTTAGGTTTATACAGAGTACCGATA GTGAGTTATTTTGCCACATGTTCTTGTTTGAGTGACCATCGAAAATATCCATCCTTCTTTAGGACAATCCCAAGTGATGCTTTCCAG GTACGTGCTATAATTAAAATTCTAAAACATTTCGACTGGACTTGGGCAGGTCTGCTTATCAGTGATGATGATTATGGACGCCACGCTGCCAGATCCTTACAATTCGAGCTAAGTTTGTCTGGTGAAGGTTGCCTAGACTACACTGATGTTTTACCTTGGGAcaaagatgcagatgaactgagAAGGATTGTGAATGTGATGAAAAAATCAACAGCTCGTGTGGTCATTGCCTTTGTACATGAGAGTCACATGATAAACCTTATGGAAGAg GTAGTAAAGGAGAATGTAACTGGTCTACAGTGGATTGCCAGTGAAGGCTGGACAGCAACAGCTGGTGTGCTCCAAACACCTCAGTTCATGCCATACCTGGGTGGTACACTGGGCATTGCTATTCGTCGAGGAGAAATAACAGGGCTCAGAGAATTCCTATTACAAATACGTCCTGACCTACACCACAACAATGACAATGGAAATAGCATG GTGAATCAGTTTTGGGAATTTACATTTCAGTGCAGATTTGCACCAGCTCCAGCAGGTTGGGTGGAAGGTGGAGGTGCACTATGCACTGGACAGGAAGATCtagaaaatgtgaacactgagATCTTGGACATTTCCAACCTCCGGCCTGAGTACAATGTGTATAAAGCTGTTTATGCTCTGGCATATTCCCTTGATGACATGCTGCGATGCAAGCCAGGAAGAGGGCCTTTCAGTGAGAAAAGCTGTGCCACTTTGCAATCAATGCAGCCATGGCAG CTTCTTTATTACTTGGAAAGGGTAAATTTCACCACTGCATTTGGGGATCAAGTGTCATTTGATGAAAATGGTGATGTGGTGCCAATTTATGATGTGATGAACTGGTTGTGGCTCCCTGATGGAAGCACTAAAGTTCAGAATGTGGGTGAGGTTAAGAGTTCAGCTTTAAAAGGTGAAGAACTCATACTTGATGAAGACAAGATTTTCTGGAACTTTATTTCAAAAAAG CCTCCTCGATCAGTATGCAGTGAGAGCTGTCCTCCTGGTACCCACATGATTAGAAAGAAGGGGGAACCCAAATGCTGTTTTGACTGCATACCTTGTTCTGAGGGAAAAGTCACTAATAAGACCA ACTCCTTGGAGTGCACCAGTTGTCCAGAGGATTTTTGGTCAAACCCCCAGCGTGACCACTGTGTTCCCAAGAAGACAGAGTTCCTCTCCTACCATGAGCCTCTGGGTATTTGTTTGACAGCAACCTCACTGCTGGGCACATGTATATGTGCTGGTGTTCTAGGGATCTTTATCTACCATCACAGAACACCTATAATACGTGCCAACAATTCAGAACTTAGTTTCCAGGTATTGCTGTCACTCAAGTTATGTTTCCTGTGTTCACTTTTGTTCATTGGACGACCCAGGCTGTGGACATGCCAACTCAGACATGCAGCATTTGGGATCAGCTTTGTGCTTTGTGTCTCATGCATCCTGGTAAAAACCATGGTTGTTCTGGCTGTTTTCAAAGCCTCTAAGCCAGGAGGGGGAACCAGTCTGAAGTGGTTTGGTGTTATGCAGCAGAGAGGAACAGTTCTGTGCCTTACATCTATTCAGGCAGCCATCTGCACTACCTGGCTTGTTTCTTCCTCTCCAACTCCACATAAAAACACCCAATACCAAAATGATAAGATTGTTTATGAGTGTGCAGTTGGGTCCACTCTGGGTTTTGCAGTATTACTGGGTTATATTGGTATACTAGCTTTCCTCAGTTTTCTAATCGCTTTCTTCGCAAGGAATCTCCCTGACAGTTTTAATGAGGCCAAGCTCATCACATTCAGCATGCTGATCTTCTGTGCTGTGTGGGTGGCCTTTGTTCCTGTCTATATCAGCTCACCAGGAAATTATGCAGATGCAGTGGAGGTATTTGCTATCCTGGCCTCAAGTTTTGGACTTTTGATCACACTGTTTGGACCTAAATGTTACATAATCTTGTTGAGACCAGAATTGAACACGAAAAAAGCTATAATGGGTCGTGGCACTCAGTCATAA